The nucleotide window AGTTAAGCACGGCTGCCCCAGGGCCGACGAAGGGCAGTCCTGGCAGTGACCAGAGAGCTGGGTCAGGGGTCAAGGCAGCCCCGCCATGTCCTTTGAGGAGGGCTGGCCGGGCCCTGGGGAACCCACGTGGTTGTACAGCAGGCCCGGCGTGTGGGGTGTGGGCCTCACGCGGGTCTGGCTCTGACCGCTACGCGCCTGGGTCCGGGGGGGGCTCTCGCATATGCCTGCCAGCCGCCTGTCATTTTGACAAAACACATAAACTGTCCTTTTCAGGTCAAAGACCATGGAACACACGTTCACTCAACAAGAAAAAGGTGGCGGGTCAGTTTTTCCTGTGCCGGCTGCTCCTGGAGCAGTGAGGTCAGTGAACTGCTGACTCAGAGCTGGAAATACCTAGAATGCCAGATGCTGAGACCCCCTTGTCCGGCACATGCTCCACGATTCCTGGCATCAAACTCCCCATGCCTCCTCCAGTCACCGCCACCCCCGTCCTGGAGCAAGCTGACGACGGCTGACCGCCCTGTCTGAGCATGGAAGCCTGTTTTGCAGTGGGAAACCTGCACACTGACCTCCAGACGCAGGTGTGACACCTCACGGCCCTGGTGCTGGTTTACAGTCGACTGACGCCCCCGCCCTCCCCAAGTCCGGCCAGTGCAGCAGGCGGGTTGGGCCGTCGCTCCCGGAtgccctgcctcccacccccaaagCATCCTACAGCAGCAGTAAGAAAAATGATTTTGCCAATTCTAAGGTCacgttaaaaaatgtttttataaaaagacTACGGTTTACAATAACTGGAAACCATGGCATCCCACATTTCTAAGCTGCACTGCTGGAACCGTAGGACTTTAAAAGATACTGTATTGTACAAAAATAACTGTGCAGCTCAGCAAAATGCATGTTGTTCAGCTTCTCAACTTAGAACTAAATATTCACACCAATCACAGTGTCCTTTCCCCTGTGAATACAGTGATTTGCTGTGTGGCTACATGATTTCAGAACCCTTTGAGCAGTCAGTTCCAATATTCAAGTGATTTCATTAAAAGCACTGGCAGAGTCAATTCGGTGCTGTAAAGGTGAAATGACTTCAGCGCATGTCAACGTGGCACCCCCTACGACAGAATCGACTGGAAAACTGAACAGAGAATGCATATATCTTAAAAACTACCGAGGCGAAGGAATAATTTAATATCACCACACGAAAGCCCTGCAGAGCCAGTGCAGCTGACAGTGCCTCCCTGGGAGCCTGAGGCAGTGGCCCGGCCATCAGCGGAGCACAGTCACGTGGGCGGCGGCGAGGTCCAGGTCCGTCTTGGACGGATACACCACCTTCAGGTGGCCCTCCTCATCCACCACCCGGACCTGCTCCACCACCAGCGGGGCGCTCCCAGCCTGCTCAGCACCGGGAGTCGCCCTGGGGCCCGGGACTTGTCCAGGAATGGCATCGGCTTCGTGGTCGGAGAGGGAACCTTCGtctttgttttccaaagtgtactTGTTGATTTCTGCCATTTTCTgcaaatgaaaaatatcttttcaacCGAGAGATTAGAGGCAACCCAGGGAAGACAGGCTGCCGTCACCCAGATGGCAAAGGGCAGCGGACGCGCCGTCTGTCCCGCGGGGCCAGAGCCTCGGTGGGCAGGATGGGCAGGGCCGGACGCTCACCAGGATGAGGGCGTCCATGATGTCCTTGCAAATCTGCAGGCTGGTGGCGCTCGTCACTTCCAGAAACAGGTCACAAGTGGTTTTCTTAATCTTCAACAGAAATTAGAAAGATTTCAGGAAAGAATCAAGTTATCACAAGCAGACCCCAGCAACTGCAAGGTCTAATCTGCAGAAAACCCTGTAAGACGGTGTCACACAAATCTGGACTGTCGCCCGCCTGAGGGGAGACACACACCGGGGTGCGGCACACGTGGCGAGTCATGGGCAGCAGCGAGCACACACCGCCACACGCGTGAACGCGACACGTGATGCGGTCTCAAAGGTGCCAGACGCTGGCACCGCCCACCTTTGTCTTCTCGCTGTTTGTTATGGGCGGGAAAGAAATCACGTCGCCGTTTGCATCCACGAGGCACGGGTAATGCTCCTTCCCATCCAGCAGGTGAAGGTACCTGGGTGAGAAGAAATACCGATAACAGGCACAGCTGTGGAAACACACCTAAAGGCGAGTGGACGAATCGCAGTTCTCTGGACACCGTAGGTGTCAGGTCAAGGGCACGTGACACAAGCAAATTCAGAGGAGATGTTCGCAGGGCCTCCTCGGCGCCCGAGCCAGCCGAGCCTGACCTAGATCAAGCGCAGCAGGCCTGGCTGCCCCTCATCCGTGGCGCGCTCTCCCTGCGCACCTGGTGGGCATGCCGAGGGCCCCCCTCTGAGACAACACAAGGCCTGCACTCCTGGCACCTGCTTCTCTGAAGCCACGCGACATGGGGCTACGATGgatccttccccccccccccccccaccgccaagAACCCGAGAGGAGAGTGAACGAACGCTGGGGAGGTCTCCTGAGTTTGGGCAGCTGCGGGAGCGCCCGCAACGGCACAGGCTGATGAAAGGGGCCCCACCTGTGCAGGCCCGacacgttctgcctcttcttctGCTTCCTGTGCTCCTCCGCCTCCAGCTGCAGCTGCCGCACCAGGTCCTTGGCCTTGACTTCCCGGCGCCCCAAGGGGACGATCTACGGGGTGGATACCGCACGTTGGCCCGTCGCTGGGGGTCCCAGCGGGAGGCTTCTGAGAGCTGACAGTCCTCCAGGCGGACGTCCAGCGGGCTGAGGATAGAGGCTGTCCCCATGTCACGTGCAGATATACTGTGCCTTCAGAGGTCACCCCGGGGGCTGAATCTGAAACCCGCCTAATGCACAGCCGGGGCTCCACGCCTGTGGCTCTGAGGAGGCTGAGGGAAGAGATGGGGCCAGCAGCCGGAGCCAGCCCCCTGGGAACACTCCTCCGCCGGGAGCCCGAGGTGCCTCATGCGGAACCCGAGAGACCAGGAGCGGGGCCTTGGCAGAACTTACACTGTGGTCAACCCCAGATCAGGGGGTTTGCAACTGGGATATAAACCACAATTTCTGGTTAAAAGTTAGCGAGCAGGTGAAGGAAACCACTTTCAAATCACCACCTCCTTTGATGAGTTTACTTTTGAAAGTAACTGTCAGCACaacctgttttattttatgttcctgctgggagcagaaAAGGGTCAGATTCTATCCAAAATGCTCTGACTCAACCACCTGCACgtgtattttttgaaaaacacACAAGGAACACTCAAACTGCAAACACCGGGATGCGTGGCCTCACCCTGAGGTCTTCTGGGGGGCGGGCGGCATACAGCAGGGGCCCCCGGATGGCGCTGAGGTCGTGGGTTGCGATGGTGGCCACCGTCCTCTTCTCACAAAGGTCCTCGTGCAGCTTTGTCTGCAATACAAGTTCAAGGGCAGGCAGAGCTCAGTATGCCAAGGCCGGAGGGCAAGCCCCGCCACCCCAGCCCCCCGGAGCAGCCTCCCCAGCCAAGTATTTATTTCGTGGAGCCTCCGCTGGAAAGCTGGTGCCTGCTTATCAGCAGAATCTCCTCTCGCCCTAACTCTACTGTGCAATGCTTGAGACTTCAAAGAGCCCGTCTCGAGCTAAAATTGATGACTGAATAAACAGAAGTGTGGCTTCAAAAGAAACACAACCCCAGCAAGCGTTTCCTCCAAAGCGCTGATCTTCCAGTTCCGAGCTCCTGGCTTGGCTTCCTCCCCGTAGGCGCGTACAGCCAGCCCCGCAGGCCACGCTCGGGGCTGCCCACGTGCAAGGATGTGCTTTTTGCTTTAAAAGCTGGGCAGACTTCACAGAAGAACAAACTCTAAGTTTGTCTAGCTGAAACTTCACAAAAACTAAACAAGTCACCCAAGAACACGTTGGCAAGAGCTGACGATTTTAACTGCGCCgggtcccctccccgccccaccccacccgggCCGGCCGAGGAGCTCGGCAGGAGCGGTGGTCGCCCCGCCCACGGCCcgtcctccccgcccccatcGCGGCCGCGGGCACCCACCTGGGAAGAGAGGAAGCGCTTGAGCGCGTTCCCGGGCTGCAGGTCCATGCCCCGCACCACGGCGCCCACGATGAAAGGCCGCACGTCTCCGACCCCGGGGCTCACCCTGACCGTCAGTGGGGCCGGGTTCTCGGCCACGTGCAGGACCCGCAGCAGCAGCCGGCTGGCCTCGTCCACCCACGCCTCCTCGCCCTCGCCGCACTCCCTCTTCCTCCGCTCCCGCCGCTTCCTCCGCGCCTCCTCCCTGTCGGGGCCCTCGGCCTTGCCCCGGCTCCGGCAGCCCCCGCGGCCCCCGGCGCGCAGGTACTCCAAGATGGACCTGGTCTGGCAGCCGCTGACCATCTTCTCCAGGCGCTTGTCCCGCAGCCTGTTCCCCCGGAAGTTGATGTCCTTGAGCCTGGGGCAGTCGGCCAGCTCTGCTGGGATCTCACTCAGCTGGTTGTTGGACAGGTCCAGCGTCTGCGAGGGAGACCGGGACGCATCAGACCCCCGGGACCCGCCCTCCTGCCGCCTGCCCCGCCTCAGCCCCACgcctctcccccagcccagtGCCCAGCACGGATGCAGTGACCCGGGCTCCTCGGAGGAGAGGCGCGAGTGGACTGCCAGTCACCTCTGTGAAGTGCTGGTCTTGCTTGTGCTGCTTGACCACCGTGTCCCTGTAGTAACAACCACGGCAGAATTTCCCATCGATGGTTAGGttagagggaaaaaagacaacaaGGAACGCGGGGAATGTCTGGTTATAAACAAATAAGGACTTTACATGAGAAACAGGTTCCCCACAAAGTAGCGCTGAGACGTCTTTAATTAAATGAGCAAAAAAGCAAGAACAGAGCAAGAGTAACCAGCACGATGCTCTCGCGCTCTCGTATCCTGCATGTGTGACAGACAGCGAATCAGCGTCAATGCTGGGACAGTCCTGGGCCCTTGGCGGTGACGCGGGAggagggagcgggggctactgctCCTGCGCCGTAAGGAGGTTGGTGAAACCCTGTGGCCCGTGAAAAGGAACCTTCTGTGACTACTACTGAGGCTGCCATCAGTGTCGCTGACACGGTGGAAACGGGCCAAGTGGCCACCTCACGTGGTGGGCAGAAGGTAGGGTCCTGTGCCGTGGGAGGGACTCGGCTGGTGGTAAGGAGGACAGGGCCCCTCCCAGGAGGCCCAGGCGGCACGCAGCCCTGCAAGTAAACGGCTTCTTCCTCGTTCTCCTCCAGGGCCCGTGGCAAGCTCTGGATGGGCCCCGCTCGGCTTCGCTTGGACCTGACATGGAGCCTGGGGAGAAACCCTATAATCTGGCTTGGTGGGAGTAAGCACAGGGGACTGGCATTTGGACAGCGAGGCAGTGACGGGCGGCAGGGGCCTCCCCAGGGGCTGCAGACCTGGGAGCGCTCGGGCAGGCCCCTCCTCACACTCAGGGAGCAGCACCCACAGCAGCGTGGCCAGCGAGGAGTCCTGGTCCTGATGGGGACACCTCGGCCCCGAATGACCACAGCTGGGCCGCAGCGGGTGGCAGATCTGTCATCAgctgggaggggggcaggggcccTGACTATCCACGAGATGCTGTCTGCTGTGGCTGGCACAGAGGGTGGTTTTAAGGGAGCTTCACAAACCCCGGTTATGAAGGAAACTCTGGCTCAGCAGTCAGGCTGCTGCGAGGCCGGAAGAAccagggtggaggaggggtgtGGCAGGTGGGTGCCCGACAGAGGGTGACAGAGGAACCTCCATGCGGCAGGACCGGAGGctcgggagggagggagcaaCTGCAGAGCAGACTTTGATCCTGCAGTCGACCcagaaatggagaaagagaaggtgAGCCTGACACGGTCTCCAGTCACCACTGGGGACCAAGCACTCAGTGGTCATGCGGGCTGTGGGTTAACCGGACGTCACACACCTGTCACCGTTTGGTGCCTCTCCAGGCCTCTGCCTGCTCTCAGGCGAGACTGGACAGGCGGGTAGATGGGCTGAAACGTGGCCCTTCCAGGCTTCTCTGTGTCCTGCCCCCCCCAtgctcacgcacacacacacccacccgtGCACAGGACTTGGCGGTGCCCCCTGCACCCCAGCCTGGGGTCTGCTGGCCTCCTCACTCACTGCTGACTGGCAACATCAGCAGTGCTGAGCCCAGGGCTGCGGAGCTGCTCCCCCAGGACACGCCCAGGTGTCAGAACGCACCTGGACGGGAGGACGGGCAGGGGCCGCCTAGACCAGGTAACCCTGTGTGCACACTCAGCCTGGCCTGGGCCAGAAGAACCAGGCCCCCGCCCACTGGCAGGCTGTGAACAGCAGACCAGGGCTGGCATTTCAAGGTCGGGTTTGGACCTGCACACCCAGCTTGGAGTCTCAAGAGCGTGAACTCCACTGGCAACTCTCACTGCAGCGTGAAAACACAGCCGCCGCGGTGGAAGGTCTGTGCCTCCACGAGGAAGAGACCCACAAAGAGCAGCAGAGGAAGGGCCGGcaagagtgggggaggggggccccCAGCCCCGACCAGAGCAGTGTCAGGCCAGCAGCCTGCTGAGGTGGTCTCCTCGGAAGACAGGTGCGGGGGTACTGGGGCGGGGGTCTGTCAGGGGCAACGATCGCCAAACACTGGGCATTTCGGAGCAGAGGGCAGTGGCAGCAGCCAGTGCCACAGACAGCAGCCCAGGACCTGCCCCGGGGCCCTGCGGGAGACAAACGGGGAGCAAGGGCAGGCAGCCAACAGGGCTCTGGGGGTGCCATGTCCAGCAGAGACAGGGAGATCACCGACGAGTTCAAAGCGGACCCCACAGCAGGACACGCCACCCGCCGCCAGGCACGCAGAGCCGCAGGTCCAATGGGGAGTGGAGTCCACAGGTTTCATGGCCGGAGCGTGAGTGCCGGAGGGAGAGCCTGCGGCTGAAGTGATGTCTGGATGGCGTAAAACTGCgcagggcagggggcgggggcgggaaaCCCACAATCGCCGAAAGGAGAATGAAGTGAATTGAGTGCACATGGAGGGGCCTCCAGGCACCTGCCCAGAAGACACCCAGGCACTCCCTCCCTGTAGGTAACACAATAGTGACACCGGCCAGGCAGGGCCAGCCTCTGACCCTAGACTGTGACTCGACTGCTGGGCCGAGCTGCGGGGAAGGGACCCTAACTCCCTGGTTGTGAGACCCTACAGACACACACTCTACCCCTGGGGGTGTGGAA belongs to Pseudorca crassidens isolate mPseCra1 chromosome 2, mPseCra1.hap1, whole genome shotgun sequence and includes:
- the LRRC47 gene encoding leucine-rich repeat-containing protein 47, translated to MAAAAVSEAWPELELAERERRRELLLTGPGLEQRVRAAGGRLPPRLFTLPLLHYLEVSGCGSLREPGPGLAQGLPQLHSLVLRRNALGPGLSPELGPLPALRVLDLSGNALEALPPGQGLGPAEPPGFPQLQSLNLSGNRLRELPADLARCAPRLQTLNLTGNRLDAFPAALFRPGALPLLSELAAADNCLRELSPEIAHLASLKTLDLSNNQLSEIPAELADCPRLKDINFRGNRLRDKRLEKMVSGCQTRSILEYLRAGGRGGCRSRGKAEGPDREEARRKRRERRKRECGEGEEAWVDEASRLLLRVLHVAENPAPLTVRVSPGVGDVRPFIVGAVVRGMDLQPGNALKRFLSSQTKLHEDLCEKRTVATIATHDLSAIRGPLLYAARPPEDLRIVPLGRREVKAKDLVRQLQLEAEEHRKQKKRQNVSGLHRYLHLLDGKEHYPCLVDANGDVISFPPITNSEKTKIKKTTCDLFLEVTSATSLQICKDIMDALILKMAEINKYTLENKDEGSLSDHEADAIPGQVPGPRATPGAEQAGSAPLVVEQVRVVDEEGHLKVVYPSKTDLDLAAAHVTVLR